Proteins from a genomic interval of Prevotella sp. E13-27:
- the glgP gene encoding alpha-glucan family phosphorylase: MKIKADYTNAPLWRELTVKSSLPEELKCLDEIAHNLWWVWNYEARDLFRDLDPELYHDVKHNPVMLLERLSHSRKDEIIKDKALMKRIKIVYELFRAYIDVEPDKKRPSVAYFSMEYGMHSALKIYSGGLGMLAGDYLKEASDSNVDMCAIGFLYRFGYFTQSLSMDGQQIAKYEAQNFTSLPIERQLDKDGNPMVVEVPYMNYTVHAYVWRVNVGRIKLYLLDTDNEMNSEYDKPITHSLYGGDWENRLKQEILLGIGGVLTLKKLGIKKDIYHCNEGHAALCNLQRLCDYIDEGLTFNQAMELVRASGLYTVHTPVPAGHDYFDEGLFGKYMGGYPQKLGITWDEFIGMGRTNPDDHGEKFCMSTFACNTCQEVNGVSKLHGWVSQKMFSGIWNGYYPEENHVGYVTNGVHFPTWVAAEWLDVYKKYFDKNFMFDQSNEEIWHGIYNCPDEEIWETRMALKQKLFDYIQVQFRDTWLKNQGDPSRITKLMGRLNPNALVIGFCRRFATYKRAHLLFTDEARLAKIVNDPEHPVIFIFAGKAHPADGAGQGLIKRIFEISQRPEFQGKIIFLEDYDFLLARRLVSGVDIWMNTPTRPLEASGTSGEKAEMNGVVNLSVKDGWWLEGYREGAGWALTEKRTYQNQGYQDQLDAATIYSLLENEIVPLYYAKNEKGISEGWIKVIKNSIAQIAPHYTMKRQLDDYYSKFYEKEAKRFKEISKNNNQLAKEIALWKETVAERWDGISVVKAEWDYPASGIQTDQKYTLRYVINEQGLDDAVALEKVNVYVDNNGEEHIFSVEPLKMVAKDGINYTFEAELAPKQAGQYKSAVRMYPKNKNLPHRQDFCYVKWLELPSF, encoded by the coding sequence ATGAAAATCAAAGCTGACTACACAAATGCTCCTCTTTGGAGAGAGCTGACAGTGAAATCGAGCCTTCCCGAAGAGTTGAAGTGCCTCGATGAGATTGCACACAACCTGTGGTGGGTGTGGAACTATGAGGCTCGCGACCTGTTCCGTGACCTTGATCCTGAGCTCTACCACGATGTGAAGCACAATCCCGTGATGCTCCTTGAGCGTCTGAGCCATTCACGCAAGGACGAGATTATCAAGGACAAGGCTCTGATGAAGCGCATCAAGATAGTCTATGAGTTGTTCCGTGCCTATATTGATGTAGAGCCCGACAAGAAGCGTCCTTCTGTGGCATACTTCTCTATGGAGTATGGTATGCACTCAGCTCTGAAGATTTACTCTGGTGGTCTGGGCATGCTTGCTGGTGACTACCTGAAAGAGGCTTCTGACTCAAATGTTGACATGTGTGCTATTGGTTTCCTCTATCGTTTCGGATACTTCACACAGAGTCTCTCTATGGACGGCCAGCAGATTGCTAAGTATGAGGCACAGAACTTTACATCGCTTCCTATTGAGCGTCAACTTGACAAGGACGGCAACCCAATGGTTGTAGAAGTTCCTTATATGAACTACACCGTTCACGCTTATGTTTGGCGTGTAAACGTAGGTCGTATCAAGCTCTATCTTCTCGATACAGACAACGAGATGAACTCAGAGTACGACAAGCCGATCACTCACTCACTCTACGGTGGTGACTGGGAGAACCGTCTGAAGCAGGAGATTCTGCTCGGTATCGGTGGCGTGCTGACTCTGAAGAAGCTCGGCATCAAGAAGGATATTTACCACTGCAACGAGGGTCACGCTGCTCTCTGCAACCTGCAGCGTCTGTGCGACTATATCGACGAGGGTCTTACTTTCAACCAGGCAATGGAGCTCGTTCGTGCAAGTGGCCTCTATACTGTTCACACTCCTGTTCCTGCAGGTCACGACTACTTCGATGAAGGTCTTTTCGGCAAGTATATGGGAGGCTATCCGCAGAAGCTCGGCATCACATGGGACGAGTTCATTGGCATGGGTCGTACAAATCCTGATGACCACGGAGAGAAGTTCTGTATGTCAACATTCGCATGTAACACCTGTCAGGAGGTTAACGGCGTGTCAAAGCTTCACGGCTGGGTATCACAGAAGATGTTCTCTGGTATTTGGAACGGCTACTATCCTGAGGAGAACCACGTTGGCTACGTTACCAATGGTGTACACTTCCCAACATGGGTTGCTGCTGAGTGGCTCGACGTTTACAAGAAGTACTTCGACAAGAACTTCATGTTCGACCAGTCTAATGAGGAAATCTGGCACGGCATCTATAACTGTCCTGATGAGGAGATCTGGGAGACACGTATGGCTCTTAAGCAGAAGCTCTTCGATTATATTCAGGTTCAGTTCCGCGACACATGGCTGAAGAACCAGGGCGATCCCTCACGTATCACTAAGCTGATGGGACGCCTCAATCCTAATGCTCTTGTCATCGGCTTCTGCCGCCGCTTCGCTACCTACAAGCGTGCTCACCTGCTGTTCACCGACGAGGCTCGTCTGGCTAAGATCGTTAACGATCCTGAGCATCCAGTAATATTCATCTTCGCAGGTAAGGCTCACCCCGCCGATGGCGCTGGTCAGGGACTCATCAAGCGTATCTTCGAGATTTCTCAGCGTCCTGAGTTCCAGGGTAAGATTATCTTCCTTGAGGACTATGACTTCCTGTTGGCTCGTCGTCTCGTTTCAGGCGTTGATATCTGGATGAATACTCCTACACGTCCTCTCGAGGCTTCTGGTACATCAGGTGAGAAGGCCGAGATGAATGGTGTCGTAAACCTCTCTGTGAAAGATGGTTGGTGGCTTGAGGGTTATCGTGAGGGTGCTGGTTGGGCTCTTACTGAGAAGCGCACATATCAGAACCAGGGCTATCAGGATCAGCTCGACGCAGCTACAATCTATTCTCTGCTTGAGAACGAGATCGTGCCTCTCTACTATGCTAAGAACGAGAAGGGCATCTCTGAGGGTTGGATTAAGGTAATCAAGAACTCTATCGCCCAGATTGCTCCTCACTACACCATGAAGCGTCAGCTCGACGACTACTATTCTAAGTTCTATGAGAAGGAGGCTAAGCGCTTCAAGGAGATCTCTAAGAACAACAACCAGTTGGCTAAGGAGATTGCTCTTTGGAAGGAGACTGTTGCAGAGCGTTGGGATGGCATATCTGTTGTTAAGGCTGAGTGGGATTATCCTGCATCTGGCATTCAGACAGACCAGAAGTACACTCTGCGTTATGTCATCAACGAGCAGGGTCTCGATGACGCTGTAGCTCTCGAGAAGGTTAACGTTTATGTTGACAATAACGGCGAGGAGCACATCTTTAGCGTTGAGCCTCTGAAGATGGTGGCTAAGGATGGCATCAACTACACCTTTGAGGCTGAGCTCGCTCCAAAGCAGGCTGGCCAGTACAAGAGTGCAGTACGTATGTATCCTAAGAACAAGAACCTGCCTCACCGTCAGGACTTCTGCTACGTAAAGTGGCTTGAACTCCCTTCATTCTAA
- a CDS encoding glycogen/starch synthase, translated as MNKEQLCPDYIFESSWEVCNKVGGIYTVLSTRAKTLQDKLKDKIIFIGPDFWKDKESLYFREDKTLFAQWQREAKEQGLNVRVGRWTIPGEPIAVLVDFNPFFEKKNEIYTWLWENFQVDSLHAYGDYDEASMFSYAAALVVESMYKHLNNPSLNVVYHANEWMCGLGALYIKKKVPQIGTVFTTHATSIGRSIAGNQKPLYDYLFAYNGDQMADELNMQSKHSIEKQTAHNVDCFTTVSDITARECLELLDKPVDVVLPNGFDNSFVPKTQIFNLKRKQARKKMLSVANALLGEELDDETIIVSTSGRYEFRNKGIDVFVEAMNRLLRDRDLKKKVLAFIVVPGWVGEPRQDLMERLNSNEKFTTPLEVPQVTHWLHNMGHDNVLNMMKFYDMHNRHEDNVKVVFLPCYLDGKDGIMNLTYYDVLLGNDLCIYPSYYEPWGYTPLEAVAFKVPCITTDLAGFGMWVNKELGRDGEIADGVKVIHRTDYNYSEVADIIKDTVAYYSGLTDKEKDKCRKNAEKLSKKALWSEFIKYYYEAYDIALRKAAVRAAL; from the coding sequence ATGAATAAAGAACAATTATGTCCTGACTACATATTTGAGTCGAGTTGGGAAGTATGTAACAAGGTTGGTGGTATTTATACGGTCCTTTCTACTCGTGCAAAGACTCTTCAGGATAAACTAAAAGACAAGATTATTTTTATCGGTCCGGATTTTTGGAAAGATAAAGAAAGCCTCTATTTCCGAGAGGATAAGACTCTTTTTGCCCAGTGGCAACGGGAGGCTAAGGAACAGGGACTGAATGTAAGGGTAGGCCGATGGACCATTCCAGGAGAACCTATCGCAGTATTGGTGGACTTCAATCCATTCTTCGAAAAGAAAAACGAAATCTACACTTGGCTTTGGGAAAACTTCCAGGTTGATTCATTACACGCCTACGGTGACTACGACGAGGCATCAATGTTCTCCTATGCAGCAGCATTGGTTGTTGAGAGTATGTACAAACACCTAAACAATCCTTCATTGAATGTTGTATATCATGCCAATGAGTGGATGTGCGGACTTGGTGCGCTCTACATCAAGAAGAAAGTGCCTCAGATTGGTACTGTCTTCACTACTCATGCAACGAGCATAGGACGCTCTATCGCAGGTAACCAGAAGCCACTCTATGATTATCTGTTCGCTTATAACGGTGACCAGATGGCCGATGAGCTGAACATGCAGAGCAAGCACTCTATTGAGAAACAGACTGCACATAATGTTGACTGCTTCACTACGGTTAGTGACATCACAGCTCGCGAGTGTCTGGAACTTCTTGACAAGCCCGTTGATGTTGTACTGCCTAATGGCTTCGACAATAGTTTTGTTCCAAAGACTCAGATTTTCAATCTTAAGCGCAAGCAGGCACGAAAGAAGATGCTCTCTGTGGCAAATGCCTTGCTGGGTGAGGAACTTGACGACGAGACAATCATCGTTTCAACATCTGGACGCTATGAGTTCAGAAACAAGGGTATCGATGTGTTTGTTGAGGCAATGAACCGTCTGTTGCGTGATCGCGACCTGAAAAAGAAGGTTCTGGCATTCATCGTTGTACCTGGATGGGTGGGCGAGCCACGTCAGGATCTCATGGAACGACTGAATTCAAACGAGAAGTTCACAACACCATTGGAGGTGCCCCAGGTGACACACTGGCTTCACAACATGGGACACGACAATGTGCTTAACATGATGAAGTTCTACGATATGCACAATCGTCATGAGGATAATGTCAAGGTGGTGTTCCTGCCTTGCTATCTTGATGGCAAGGATGGCATAATGAACCTCACATACTATGATGTGCTGCTTGGCAACGACCTCTGCATATATCCATCATACTACGAGCCTTGGGGCTACACACCTCTTGAGGCAGTGGCATTTAAGGTTCCATGTATCACTACCGACCTTGCAGGATTCGGAATGTGGGTAAACAAGGAACTCGGACGTGATGGCGAGATTGCCGATGGCGTTAAGGTCATTCATCGCACTGACTATAACTACTCTGAGGTGGCCGATATCATAAAGGATACGGTGGCTTATTATTCTGGTCTTACAGACAAGGAGAAAGATAAATGTCGTAAGAATGCCGAGAAGCTGTCGAAGAAAGCCCTTTGGAGCGAGTTTATCAAGTATTATTACGAAGCATACGATATCGCACTTCGCAAGGCAGCAGTAAGAGCAGCCCTGTAG
- a CDS encoding DUF3078 domain-containing protein — protein MKKILLFFAATMLVGMSSAQSGKMSSGQLYPLFGPLTFYHSVAQNQLKLTSAQSDDELSEEISSALMRIYLERPDLVRNSEKEMNESGELRQDLDAPIQQEVAIVDEAEPMPEMMPVADPVEIVVEKPKFWTNKADGYLQFMQNYVSENWYKGGESNYSAIAGLTLEANYDNKSRWKWDNKLEMKLGFQTSPSDTVNEFKTNEDLIRYTGKIGLQAIDRWYYTLQVLAYTQFTHGLKPNNKKVYSDFMSPFNLNLGLGMDYKVEWFNKRLTGTVNMSPLAINYRYVDRTDLAKSFGVKIDKHTHSLTDFGSQLTSSLEWKMSDVVKWKTRLYAFTSYHRVEMEWENTFELRVSKYITANLFLFPRFDDSNTRDEELGYWQFKEYSSLGFSCSF, from the coding sequence ATGAAGAAAATATTGTTGTTTTTTGCAGCAACCATGCTGGTTGGCATGAGTTCTGCACAGTCGGGAAAAATGTCAAGCGGACAGCTGTATCCTCTTTTCGGTCCGTTGACTTTCTATCATTCTGTGGCTCAGAACCAGTTGAAACTCACTTCTGCCCAGAGTGATGACGAACTGAGTGAGGAGATTTCATCAGCGCTGATGCGTATCTATCTGGAGCGACCTGACTTGGTGAGAAACTCCGAGAAGGAGATGAACGAGTCGGGAGAGTTGCGCCAGGACCTCGACGCTCCCATTCAGCAGGAGGTGGCAATCGTTGACGAGGCTGAGCCCATGCCTGAGATGATGCCTGTGGCTGACCCAGTGGAGATAGTTGTCGAGAAGCCAAAGTTTTGGACAAACAAGGCCGATGGCTATCTGCAGTTCATGCAGAACTATGTGTCTGAGAACTGGTACAAAGGTGGCGAGAGCAACTATTCAGCTATTGCCGGTCTAACGCTTGAGGCAAACTATGACAACAAGTCACGCTGGAAGTGGGATAACAAACTGGAGATGAAACTCGGCTTCCAGACATCCCCTTCTGACACAGTGAATGAGTTCAAAACAAACGAAGACCTCATCCGTTACACAGGTAAGATTGGTCTGCAGGCTATAGACAGATGGTACTACACTCTTCAGGTGCTTGCATATACACAGTTTACACATGGCCTGAAGCCAAACAATAAGAAAGTCTATTCTGACTTCATGTCACCTTTCAACCTTAACTTAGGTCTCGGTATGGATTATAAGGTGGAATGGTTCAATAAGCGTCTTACTGGTACTGTCAACATGTCTCCGTTGGCAATCAACTACAGATATGTGGACAGAACAGATTTGGCAAAGAGCTTCGGCGTGAAGATAGATAAGCATACTCATTCGCTGACAGACTTTGGTTCGCAGCTTACATCCTCGCTCGAATGGAAGATGAGTGACGTGGTGAAATGGAAGACAAGACTTTATGCCTTCACTTCTTATCACCGTGTAGAGATGGAATGGGAAAATACTTTCGAGCTGCGCGTGTCGAAATATATCACAGCTAACCTGTTCCTCTTCCCACGCTTCGACGATTCGAATACTCGTGACGAGGAGTTGGGATACTGGCAGTTTAAGGAGTACTCTTCTCTGGGCTTCTCTTGCAGCTTCTGA
- the yidC gene encoding membrane protein insertase YidC, with the protein MNKDTLTGFVLIGIVLIGFSWWNQPSEEQIAEYQRQQDSIAAVQSDLEAKQKMAEAERKDSFVITNQDSAIVKQEAKDIVLKNEKVELTLSTKGGTLTQAIILGFEDKDSAENLTLFTPEDQQMNFMLAGKSENFSTQELFFTPTNVTDRTVTMTAPMQNGGSIILDYELGEDYMLHFSLATKGMSGMFAPNYNAVDINWNSRARQQEKGFMFENRYATLTYKEKDGGTDYLSETSDVNETVEEALDWVAFKNQFFSAVLISKDDFAKNAKLTSTPQEKGSGYLKNYDAALSTVFDPSGAKASEFEMYIGPNDFRLIKDVEEQSRFGKDLDLEQLVYLGWPLFRWINRWFTLYVFDWLTGFGLNMGIVLILITMLLKAITYPMVKKSYMSSAKMRVLKPKLEEATKEYDKPEDQMKKQQAMMQLYTQYGVSPLSGCLPMLIQMPIWIAMFNFVPNAIQLRRESFLWIDDLSTYDPIIEWSTNIWMIGDHLSLTCILFCVSNILYSYMTMRQQRDQMVGQQADQMKIMQWMMYLMPLAFFFMFNDYSAGLNFYYFVSLFFSAAIMWILRKTTNDEKLLAILEARYKENKNNPKKQSTLAARLEALQKQADELQRQRNNRK; encoded by the coding sequence ATGAACAAAGACACATTAACCGGATTCGTATTAATTGGTATTGTGCTCATTGGCTTCTCTTGGTGGAACCAGCCATCGGAGGAACAGATAGCAGAATACCAGCGCCAGCAGGACAGCATCGCTGCAGTACAGAGCGACTTAGAGGCTAAGCAAAAAATGGCAGAGGCTGAGCGCAAGGATAGTTTCGTAATAACGAATCAAGACAGCGCCATCGTAAAGCAGGAAGCTAAAGACATAGTGCTGAAGAACGAGAAGGTTGAGCTAACCCTTTCAACCAAAGGCGGCACTTTGACCCAGGCCATCATCCTCGGCTTCGAGGATAAGGACTCTGCCGAAAACCTCACGCTCTTCACTCCTGAAGACCAGCAGATGAACTTCATGCTGGCTGGCAAAAGCGAGAACTTCAGCACACAGGAGCTTTTCTTCACTCCGACAAACGTTACAGACCGCACCGTAACGATGACTGCTCCTATGCAGAACGGAGGTAGCATAATCCTCGACTATGAGCTTGGCGAAGACTACATGCTCCACTTCTCTCTTGCCACAAAAGGCATGAGCGGCATGTTTGCTCCTAACTACAACGCAGTTGACATCAACTGGAACTCACGCGCACGTCAGCAGGAGAAAGGATTCATGTTTGAAAATCGCTACGCCACCCTCACCTACAAAGAGAAGGATGGCGGCACCGACTACCTCAGCGAGACCTCTGACGTCAATGAGACTGTAGAGGAAGCCCTTGACTGGGTAGCATTCAAGAACCAGTTCTTCTCAGCAGTCCTCATTTCCAAGGACGACTTTGCAAAGAACGCAAAGCTCACAAGCACCCCGCAGGAGAAAGGCTCTGGCTACCTGAAGAACTACGACGCAGCACTTAGCACAGTTTTCGATCCCTCTGGCGCCAAAGCCTCAGAGTTCGAGATGTATATCGGTCCCAACGATTTCCGTCTTATTAAAGATGTGGAAGAGCAGAGCCGTTTCGGCAAGGATCTCGACCTCGAGCAGCTTGTCTATCTTGGATGGCCTCTGTTCCGTTGGATAAACCGTTGGTTCACGCTCTATGTCTTCGACTGGCTCACAGGCTTCGGTCTCAACATGGGCATTGTGCTCATCCTCATCACCATGCTTCTGAAGGCTATCACCTACCCCATGGTGAAGAAGAGCTACATGTCATCGGCAAAGATGCGCGTGCTGAAGCCAAAACTCGAAGAGGCAACCAAAGAGTACGACAAGCCCGAAGATCAGATGAAGAAGCAGCAGGCAATGATGCAGCTCTACACCCAGTATGGCGTGTCACCCCTCTCAGGCTGTCTGCCCATGCTCATCCAGATGCCTATCTGGATTGCCATGTTCAACTTCGTGCCAAACGCCATCCAGCTGCGCCGTGAGTCATTCCTCTGGATTGACGACCTCTCTACCTATGACCCCATCATTGAGTGGAGCACAAACATCTGGATGATTGGCGATCACCTGTCGCTCACCTGTATCCTCTTCTGTGTATCCAACATTCTCTATAGCTACATGACCATGCGTCAGCAGCGTGACCAGATGGTTGGTCAGCAGGCAGATCAGATGAAGATTATGCAGTGGATGATGTATCTCATGCCACTTGCGTTCTTCTTCATGTTCAACGACTACTCAGCAGGTCTTAACTTCTACTACTTCGTGTCACTCTTCTTCTCCGCTGCCATCATGTGGATCCTCCGCAAGACCACAAACGATGAAAAGCTCCTCGCCATCCTCGAGGCTCGCTATAAGGAGAACAAGAACAACCCAAAGAAGCAGAGCACACTCGCTGCTCGCTTGGAGGCCCTGCAAAAGCAGGCTGACGAGCTGCAGCGCCAGCGTAATAACAGGAAGTAA
- a CDS encoding bile acid:sodium symporter family protein encodes MMIQPMIRLSRWLAGNASLFIIAIAILTFFLPELFVWVRGTTQTVILGIIMLTMGLTLTTDDFRILARRPLDILLGTCAQFFIMPCVAYLLTRVFHLEPALALGILLVGCCPGGVSSNIMSYLCHGDVAFSVGMTCASTLLAPVMTPLLMQLTAGEIIEIDAVGMFLNILIVTIIPVGIGCFLNYTYSNSRHFPTIQSLMPGLSVICLACIVGGVISTVHDDLIARGLWLFLWTFAVVFCHNTLGYIFGYMAGRIAGFTQAKKRTISIEVGMQNAGLATVLAGNFFAAQPLAVLPCAISCAWHSISGTILAGIFLRFDKKTKKGC; translated from the coding sequence ATGATGATACAACCAATGATACGACTAAGCCGTTGGCTTGCTGGCAATGCCTCGCTGTTTATTATTGCCATTGCCATACTGACCTTCTTTCTGCCTGAACTCTTCGTGTGGGTGAGAGGCACAACTCAGACCGTCATTCTAGGCATTATCATGCTGACAATGGGACTAACGCTGACTACTGATGACTTCCGCATACTAGCCCGCAGGCCACTGGACATTCTTTTAGGTACGTGTGCACAATTCTTCATCATGCCATGCGTTGCCTACCTGTTAACACGTGTGTTTCATCTGGAACCAGCCTTAGCATTGGGCATATTGCTGGTGGGTTGCTGTCCGGGTGGTGTGTCGAGCAACATCATGTCATATCTCTGTCACGGTGATGTAGCCTTCTCGGTAGGCATGACCTGCGCATCCACCCTACTCGCTCCCGTCATGACACCCTTGTTGATGCAACTCACGGCTGGGGAGATTATTGAGATAGATGCCGTCGGCATGTTCCTGAACATTCTCATAGTGACAATTATCCCTGTTGGAATAGGCTGTTTCTTGAATTACACCTATTCAAACAGCAGGCATTTCCCCACCATACAAAGCCTGATGCCCGGTCTCAGCGTGATATGTCTGGCTTGCATCGTAGGCGGAGTTATCTCAACAGTACACGATGATTTGATAGCTCGCGGACTGTGGCTCTTCCTTTGGACCTTTGCTGTGGTGTTCTGTCACAACACGCTGGGCTATATCTTCGGCTACATGGCTGGTCGCATAGCTGGCTTTACTCAAGCTAAGAAGCGCACCATCAGTATTGAGGTGGGCATGCAGAATGCGGGACTCGCCACAGTTCTTGCTGGCAACTTCTTCGCCGCCCAGCCCCTGGCTGTACTACCTTGTGCCATCAGTTGCGCCTGGCATAGCATCAGTGGCACCATACTGGCAGGCATCTTCCTGCGCTTCGACAAGAAAACGAAAAAGGGCTGCTAA
- a CDS encoding transposase, whose amino-acid sequence MKREVYESQKAFAGEKKPSMLRRCVGHDYTERMMYMVTMVTEGRRPLFGRVVGRSDAPADSAEAPRMELSELGLRVSEEWMGIPKYYPQVEIIALQMMPDHLHGIIFIKEKMEKDLSRIIRGFKTGCNRSYRELVLGVSCVATQSQQTERGAQQTEKGAQGEKRRGEDRTHGLLFARGFNDKLLLREGQLQRWLDYLNDNPRRLLMKREQPDLFRVQRGLMVGSQQFSAIGNRFLLERPIRLQVQCSRRLTDEQIAEKQNEWLEQARSGAVLVSPCISKGEKLVMRAAFEEGLPIIVLQENGFTDLAKPGGKRIEACARGQLLLLAPWEHHNERLTIRRNQCMALNDMAKMICER is encoded by the coding sequence ATGAAGCGCGAGGTCTATGAGAGCCAGAAAGCATTTGCGGGCGAGAAGAAACCGTCAATGCTGAGACGCTGTGTGGGACACGACTACACAGAGCGCATGATGTATATGGTGACGATGGTGACGGAAGGCCGCCGTCCACTGTTTGGTAGGGTAGTAGGGCGAAGCGATGCGCCTGCAGATAGTGCAGAAGCTCCGAGAATGGAGCTGAGCGAACTGGGGCTGCGCGTCTCAGAGGAATGGATGGGAATACCTAAGTACTACCCGCAGGTGGAGATTATAGCCCTACAGATGATGCCTGACCACTTGCATGGCATTATCTTTATCAAAGAGAAGATGGAGAAAGACCTCAGCCGCATCATTCGTGGGTTTAAGACTGGCTGCAACCGCAGCTACAGGGAGCTGGTTCTTGGGGTTTCGTGTGTTGCGACTCAGTCGCAACAGACAGAACGAGGAGCGCAGCAAACGGAAAAGGGCGCGCAAGGGGAGAAGCGGCGAGGCGAAGACCGAACGCATGGGCTTCTTTTTGCCCGCGGCTTCAACGATAAGTTGCTGCTACGTGAAGGACAGCTGCAGCGATGGCTGGACTATCTGAACGACAACCCGCGCCGTCTGTTGATGAAACGCGAGCAGCCGGACCTGTTCCGAGTTCAGCGAGGGTTAATGGTTGGAAGTCAGCAGTTCTCGGCAATTGGCAACCGTTTCCTGCTGGAGCGCCCCATAAGACTGCAGGTGCAATGCTCACGCCGCCTCACCGATGAGCAGATAGCGGAGAAGCAGAATGAATGGCTCGAACAGGCCAGAAGTGGCGCTGTGTTGGTGTCACCCTGCATATCAAAAGGCGAGAAACTGGTAATGAGAGCAGCCTTTGAGGAAGGTCTGCCGATTATTGTTCTTCAGGAGAATGGCTTCACTGACTTGGCGAAGCCTGGTGGCAAGCGTATAGAAGCCTGTGCTCGCGGCCAGCTGTTGTTGCTTGCTCCGTGGGAACATCATAACGAGCGGCTAACCATTCGGCGTAATCAATGTATGGCCCTGAACGATATGGCCAAAATGATATGTGAGCGATAA